One window of Dendropsophus ebraccatus isolate aDenEbr1 chromosome 13, aDenEbr1.pat, whole genome shotgun sequence genomic DNA carries:
- the SRP54 gene encoding signal recognition particle subunit SRP54, with amino-acid sequence MVLADLGRKITSALRSLSNATIINEEVLSAMLKEVCTALLEADVNIKLVKQLRENVKSAIDLEEMASGLNKRKMIQHAVFKELVKLVDPGVKAWTPTKGKPNVIMFVGLQGSGKTTTCSKLAYYYQRKGWKTCLICADTFRAGAFDQLKQNATKARIPFYGSYTEMDPVNIAYEGVEKFKNENFEIIIVDTSGRHKQEDSLFEEMLQVSNAIQPDNIVYVMDASIGQACEAQAKAFKDKVDVASVIVTKLDGHAKGGGALSAVAATKSPIIFIGTGEHIDDFEPFKTQPFISKLLGMGDIEGLIDKVNELKLDDNEALIEKLKHGQFTLRDMYEQFQNIMKMGPFSQILGMIPGFGQDFMSKGNEQESMARLKKLMTIMDSMNDQELDNTDGAKLFSKQPGRIQRVARGSGVSTRDVQELLAQYTKFAQMVKKMGGIKGLFKGGDMSKNVNPSQMAKLNQQMAKMMDPRVLQHMGGMAGLQSMMRQFQQGAAGNMKGMMGFNNM; translated from the exons ATGGTTTTGGCAGACCTCGGACGGAAGATCACCTCGGCTCTGCGCTCTTTAAGCAATGCCACAATTATTAATGAAGAG GTGCTAAGTGCTATGCTGAAAGAAGTATGCACGGCCTTACTGGAAGCAGATGTCAACATCAAGCTTGTCAAGCAACTAAGAGAAAATGTCAA GTCTGCCATTGATTTGGAAGAAATGGCATCTGGCCTCAATAAGAGGAAGATGATCCAACATGCAGTTTTTAAGGAACTGGTTAAG CTTGTAGACCCTGGAGTAAAAGCCTGGACACCCACAAAAGGAAAACCAAATGTCATAATGTTTGTAGGATTGCAAGGAAGTGGAAAGACAACAACTTGCTCGAAG ctGGCATATTACTATCAGAGAAAAGGGTGGAAGACTTGTTTGATATGTGCCGATACATTTAGAGCAG GTGCCTTTGACCAGCTGAAACAGAACGCTACAAAAGCCAGAATTCCTTTCTATGGCAG ttacACAGAGATGGACCCAGTAAATATTGCTTATGAAGGTGTGGAGAAGTTTAAAAATGAAAACTTTGAAATAATCATTGTGGACACAAGTGGTCGACACAAGCAGGAAGATTCTCTGTTTGAAGAAATGCTTCAAGTTTCTAATGCCATA caacCAGATAACATTGTGTACGTTATGGATGCCTCCATTGGACAGGCTTGTGAAGCTCAAGCCAAAGCCTTTAAGGATAAAGTAGATGTAGCTTCAGTTATTGTAACCAAATTAGATGGCCACGCCAAAGGAGGAGGTGCTCTCAGTGC tgtTGCTGCTACAAAGAGTCCGATTATTTTCATTGGAACTGGAGAACACATTGATGACTTTGAGCCATTTAAGACACAACCTTTTATCAGCAAACTCCTTG GAATGGGAGATATTGAAGGTTTGATTGATAAGGTGAATGAGTTGAAGTTGGATGACAATGAGGCCCTGATAGAGAAACTAAAACATG GTCAGTTCACACTTAGAGATATGTATGAACAgtttcaaaatatcatgaaaatggGACCTTTTAGTCAGATTTTG GGCATGATTCCTGGGTTTGGACAAGACTTTATGAGTAAGGGTAATGAGCAAGAATCAATGGCTCGCCTTAAGAAACTTATGACCATAATGGATAGCATGAATGATCAGG AACTCGATAACACAGACGGTGCCAAACTCTTCAGCAAACAACCCGGGAGAATTCAGAGAGTGGCAAGAGGGTCAGGAGTATCTACAAGAGACGTACAGGAACTTTTAGCACAGTACACAAAGTTTGCACAAATGGTTAAGAAAATGGGTGGCATCAAAGGACTTTTCAAAG GTGGAGACATGTCCAAAAATGTAAATCCCTCACAAATGGCTAAACTAAATCAGCAAATGGCAAAAATGATGGACCCCAGAGTTTTACAACACATGG GTGGAATGGCCGGCCTGCAGTCTATGATGAGACAGTTTCAACAAGGAGCAGCTGGGAACATGAAAGGAATGATGGGATTCAACAACATGTAG